Genomic DNA from Streptomyces venezuelae:
GAAGCCCCAGTGCCAGCCCTTGTGGTCGCCGAGCCAGCCGGTGATCAGCGGGCCCGCGAAGGCGCCCACGTTGATCGCCATGTAGTACAGCGCGAAGCCGGCGTCGCGCCGCTGGTCCTCGGTGCGGTAGAGCTTGCCGACCATGGAGGCGACGTTCGGCTTGAGCAATCCGGTGCCCGCGCTGATGAGGCCGAGGCCCACCCAGGTCATCGTCGCCGTCGGCACGGCCATCGAGTAGTGCCCGCAGGCGATGAGGACGCCGCCCCACAGCACCGCCCGGTACGAGCCGAGGATGCGGTCGGCGAGCCAGCCGCCGGCCACGGAGACGAGGTAGACCAGAGTGCCGTACGCCGCTGATACCGACGCGGCCGTCCCGGCATCCATCCCCATGCCGTCGTTCGTGACGGCGTCGGCGAAGTAGAGGACCAGGATGGCCTGCATGCCGAGGAACGAGAAACGCTCCCAGACCTCCAGGCCCGAGAGCGTGAGCAGGCCGCGCGGCTGCCCGAAGAAGGCGTGGTCGTCGCCCGGCGCTGGGTCACCGGGCGGCTCGGCAGGCGGCTCGTACTCGGCCGTAGTACGGGACAAAGGGGGCTGCTCCCGATCGTTACGGTGGTTGTGGTGCGGGACGGGCTTGTCGGTCGTATGGGCTGATCAAGAACATACCGGTGACCTTCGGCCACCGCGCGGGCTGGTCTGCCGAGCGGGCCGCGGAGGCCGGTGCACCGTGCCGACCTGGGCCGCGACGTGCGACGGGCGGGCAGGTGCTCGCCGTGATCGAAAGTCGACCGGATACGCTGACTTGAGTGATGGCAGCGACACATCGACAAACCCGTGTCATCGAACGAGAACCAATGATCGACCGAGTTGGCCGTGTGATCGTCAGCAGACAGGAGAACCTCTCGTGACCGTCGTCGGGCCTTTCGGGCTGAGCGTGCGGGACCAGGCTCTCGAAGCCGATGTCCAGGTCGGATTGGCGGCTGTCGAGGAGGGACTGCTCGAAGCCACCAAGAGTGAGGTGCCCTTCATCACCGAAGCCGCCCAGCACCTCGTCCGTGCCGGGGGCAAGCGTTTCCGTCCGCTGCTCGTGATGCTCGCTGCCCAGTTCGGTGACCCCTACGCGCCGCGTGTGGTGCCCTCCGCCGTTGTCGTCGAGCTGACGCACCTCGCGACGCTGTACCACGACGACGTCATGGACGAGGCGGACGTACGCCGCGGCGTCGCCAGCGCCAACCAGCGCTGGGGCAACTCCGTCGCCGTCCTGACCGGCGACTTCCTCTTCGCCCGCGCCTCCTACATCCTGGCCGACCTCGGCCCCGAGGCCGTCCGCATCCAGGCCGAGGCGTTCGAACGCCTGGTCACCGGCCAGATCCTGGAGACCGCGGGCCCCGCGGAGGGCCGCGACCCGGTCGACCACTACCTGGACGTGCTCAGGGGCAAGACCGGCTCCCTGGTCGCGGTGGCCTGCCGGTTCGGCGCGATGATGTCCGGCGCCGACGAGACCGTCGTCGACGTCCTCACCCAGTACGGGGAGCGGCTCGGCGTCGCCTTCCAGCTCGCCGACGACGTGCTCGACATCGCCTCCGACTCGCACGAGTCCGGCAAGACGCCCGGCACCGACCTGCGCGAGGGCATCCCCACGCTGCCGGTCCTGAGGCTGCGCGAGCGGGCCGCGCGGCTCGGTCTCGCCGAGGACATCGCCCTGTGCGAGCTCCTCGACTCCGACCTCACGGACGACGCACGGCACGCGGAGGCCCTCCACAGGCTGCGTGCGCACCCCGCGCTGGAGGACGCCCGCAGGGACACCGTGTGCTACGCGGAGGGCGCACGCGCCGCCCTGGGGCCGCTGCCGGAGGGCGACGCCAAGGCGTCCCTGCTGGAGCTCTGCGACCTGGTCGTGCACCGGGCGGGCTGAGCCCGATCCCCTACGGGATGGGGGAGGTGCCGCCGTTTCATGTCATCCCGTGGCAGTACGTGGAGTTGCCCCCGGGGTCTGACGCTTCTCGTTGGCCGATTTGGTCGGATGGAGTCCAGCGAGAACAACCACTCCTGACCAATTCGGGTGAGAATGGCGGCACAGGGTGGACGCAGGCACGTACAGGTAAGGCCGCCGCCGACCACGGAGGTAAGGCAGACAATGGCACCGTACGAACCGGAGAAGGACACCAGCGAGGCCGGGGAGCTGCGCGCAGGACGCCGCAAGGCGGCCCGTTACGCCGTCCCGATCGCGGTGGCGGGGGTGGCGGCGGCGACCATCGGGCTCGTCCCGGCGCTCGCCACGTCGGGCGACCCGGACCTGCCGAAGGTCACCGCGCAGGAACTCATCGAGAAGATCGCCGCGTCGGACACGCAGCAGCTGTCCGGCAACGTCAAGATCAGCACCGACCTGGGACTGCCGTCGATGGGCGGCATGGCGGGCGGCTTCGGCGGAGGCGGCGGTGCGGACCGGGGCGAGGACGGC
This window encodes:
- a CDS encoding polyprenyl synthetase family protein; this encodes MTVVGPFGLSVRDQALEADVQVGLAAVEEGLLEATKSEVPFITEAAQHLVRAGGKRFRPLLVMLAAQFGDPYAPRVVPSAVVVELTHLATLYHDDVMDEADVRRGVASANQRWGNSVAVLTGDFLFARASYILADLGPEAVRIQAEAFERLVTGQILETAGPAEGRDPVDHYLDVLRGKTGSLVAVACRFGAMMSGADETVVDVLTQYGERLGVAFQLADDVLDIASDSHESGKTPGTDLREGIPTLPVLRLRERAARLGLAEDIALCELLDSDLTDDARHAEALHRLRAHPALEDARRDTVCYAEGARAALGPLPEGDAKASLLELCDLVVHRAG